In the genome of Kluyveromyces marxianus DMKU3-1042 DNA, complete genome, chromosome 1, one region contains:
- the TPO5 gene encoding Tpo5p has protein sequence MKRIYAVNYNRNGKGNRDIRTNRSGFFGLRMTEYIRLSNINENIHIPERLLALLNEEDQDAPDEVKEFNYTQELDKNLLSRTSVIGLGFGLMSPVLGMSTTMGIGLLNGGSPAIIFGYVICGIMTWICSLSLGEIVSKYPIELHGAAAMLASDELRLPMSWYCGWLMLFGSWTMSTSITFAGAQLIISLVTMSNESLIDSDWLMFSTVAMFYIVVTVVGVINLKFARYIEVINKVCVYWILYAILFTSTLLLLFQPNHRSFKEVFTKFDNSLSGYTSVVLSFLIGGFQQSNFTFQGFAMLSALSDETEKPEKNIPYSMTRSVLISLVSGLFFLIPMMMILPDISEVMNHEGVMPIVLIFTKSTKSMFISTFLVLLILANLLFSGIGSVTTSSRAVYSLSRDHGIPYHQLWTYVDPSSESKVPKYSVMLSMGVSYILALLALVSTSAFNAFVGCAVICLCSASLLPIALSLYHRRKKVKGSAFRIKYRLGYIVNGITVIWLLFTIFIICLPQKVPINFRTMNYSIVVYLLFLVMITLLYKSWGIKNFRAPLVDE, from the coding sequence atgaaaagaatatatgCTGTCAATTACAACAGAAATGGAAAAGGGAATAGAGACATAAGAACCAACAGGTCTGGTTTTTTCGGGCTAAGGATGACAGAATACATCCGTCTATCCAATATAAATGAGAATATACATATTCCAGAACGATTGTTGGCACTTTTGAATGAGGAGGACCAAGATGCTCCAGATGAGGTTAAAGAATTTAATTACACCCAAGAGTTGGACAAGAATCTGCTCTCTCGGACTTCTGTCATTGGGCTAGGTTTTGGGTTAATGAGTCCTGTATTAGGTATGAGTACTACAATGGGAATAGGGCTACTAAATGGTGGATCTCCAGCAATAATATTCGGTTATGTGATATGTGGAATAATGACGTGGATTTGTTCTCTCTCGTTGGGTGAAATCGTTTCAAAGTACCCAATAGAGCTTCACGGTGCGGCAGCCATGCTTGCATCTGATGAGCTCCGGCTACCTATGTCTTGGTACTGTGGATGGCTAATGCTATTTGGAAGTTGGACAATGAGTACCAGTATTACATTTGCGGGTGCACAACTAATTATTTCACTCGTAACCATGTCGAACGAATCACTCATAGACTCCGATTGGTTAATGTTTTCGACAGTTGCTATGTTCTACATTGTGGTTACAGTTGTTGGTGTAATAAACTTGAAGTTCGCTAGGTATATCGAGGTGATCAATAAAGTGTGCGTGTACTGGATTCTCTACGCGATTTTATTCACCAGTACCttacttttattattcCAACCAAACCACAGGTCATTTAAAGAGGTTTTCACAAAATTTGACAACAGTTTATCTGGTTATACATCTGTGgttttgtcatttttaatTGGCGGGTTTCAGCAATCTAACTTCACGTTCCAAGGCTTCGCCATGCTCTCTGCCCTATCCGATGAAACCGAGAAACCTGAGAAAAACATTCCATATAGTATGACCAGATCAGTTCTAATATCATTAGTATCCggtttattctttttaattCCCATGATGATGATCTTGCCGGACATCTCAGAAGTCATGAACCATGAAGGTGTCATGCCCATCGTGCTCATCTTTACAAAATCTACGAAATCTATGTTCATTTCAAcgtttcttgttcttctaaTCTTGGCCAATCTATTATTTTCTGGAATAGGTTCAGTCACTACATCGTCGAGAGCTGTATACAGCTTGAGTCGTGATCATGGTATTCCATACCACCAATTGTGGACTTACGTTGACCCAAGTTCAGAATCTAAAGTACCAAAATATTCTGTTATGCTTTCTATGGGGGTGTCCTACATATTGGCGCTGTTGGCTCTAGTCTCCACAAGCGCATTCAATGCATTTGTTGGTTGTGCAGTAATATGCTTATGCTCCGCATCACTATTGCCAATAGCCTTATCTTTATATCACAGGAGGAAAAAAGTTAAGGGTTCTGCCTTCAGAATCAAATATAGGTTAGGCTATATTGTAAATGGGATTACAGTAATATGGCTGCTTTTCACAATATTCATTATTTGCTTGCCGCAGAAGGTTCCTATAAATTTCAGGACTATGAACTATTCAATTGTCGTCTATCTGTTATTCTTGGTGATGATTACACTATTGTACAAAAGCTGGGGAATCAAAAACTTTAGGGCGCCATTGGTAGACGAATGA
- the ZRT3 gene encoding Zn(2+) transporter ZRT3 yields the protein MDLFDSGTVPKWLLYSMSSSFLCIFGAFMVPIVYSLFRSSEEVNTKLLNYGLSLSAGSMLCTSLLKMLGSTDRDNDTIVFLGFLTGCFISFFLNHIVHSYTSQSLIHCAHSDNDDGELVMNSYDSAQFYDTTSHSHRASHSHSIKLPHSYDHAHLHGHTPARGRYNSLEGPNADPQQQQQQQQQHQSHFHPQPQHHHASFSHTNALHTHDNLENINETLPLLANNSTNSPNSPIDQDQEQESQSFLTALRPKKCDSTNTEYDELSCIPIVKSVSRSSLPISKCGGEIKQPALCIEPNIGYDLENLNIYREQFKMRGDTSMDAASGRLTLMHDDDHKHVMETPFSKLISIGIQTCLVICLHKFPEGFIIFYTNNPNDVDETRPDLGFSIFLSLAVHNFIEGFAMTLPLFTAFETKWHALLITIVLGGGSQPLGALLGLEWYRHSNHNNNPESTTAKMDFLLSVTSGFLFVISLQMFQTAVAFSDTHHHHEGEDDSTIRAHHSSGTTCLKYCCLGVLLILASSALKSL from the coding sequence atgGACCTTTTTGATTCGGGCACAGTGCCTAAATGGCTACTATACTCTATGAGTTCATCATTTCTATGTATATTTGGTGCATTTATGGTTCCGATAGTGTATTCATTGTTCAGGTCTAGCGAGGAAGTGAATACCAAACTATTAAATTATGGTCTTTCTTTGAGTGCAGGGTCAATGCTATGTACTAGTTTGCTAAAGATGCTAGGGTCTACGGATAGAGATAATGATACTATTGTATTTCTAGGGTTTTTAACTGGGTGCTTCATCagttttttcttgaacCATATAGTGCATTCTTACACGAGCCAAAGTTTGATCCATTGTGCACATTCGGACAATGATGATGGCGAGCTGGTAATGAACTCGTATGATAGCGCACAGTTTTATGATACCACTAGCCATTCTCATAGAGCTAGCCACAGCCACAGTATTAAATTACCGCATTCCTATGATCATGCGCATTTACACGGCCATACTCCAGCTCGCGGCCGCTATAACAGTTTGGAAGGACCAAATGCGGACccacaacaacagcaacagcagcagcagcagcatcaaAGTCATTTTCATCCACAACCGCAACATCATCATGCATCATTTTCCCATACAAACGCACTTCACACTCATGATAATTTGGAGAACATCAATGAAACTTTGCCATTACTTGCTAATAACAGCACGAATAGCCCAAATTCGCCTATAGATCAAGACCAAGAGCAAGAATCGCAATCTTTCCTAACCGCATTAAGGCCTAAGAAATGTGACTCGACTAACACCGAATATGACGAACTTAGCTGCATTCCAATTGTGAAATCTGTTAGCAGAAGCTCGTTACCGATTTCCAAGTGTGGCGGGGAGATAAAACAACCAGCGCTCTGTATCGAACCGAATATTGGATACGATTTGGAAAACCTAAATATTTACAGAGAGCAATTTAAAATGAGAGGTGATACATCAATGGATGCTGCCTCTGGTAGACTGACATTAATGCATGATGACGACCACAAACATGTTATGGAAACCCCATTTTCGAAGTTAATCTCTATCGGAATTCAAACATGTCTCGTAATATGTTTGCACAAGTTCCCTGAAGGGtttatcattttttataCCAACAATCCAAATGATGTAGATGAAACTAGACCTGACCTAGGGTTTAGCATTTTCTTGAGTTTGGCTGTGCACAATTTCATTGAAGGATTTGCAATGACATTACCTCTATTTACTGCATTCGAGACAAAATGGCATGCATTGCTAATCACTATAGTTCTTGGAGGAGGTTCCCAGCCTCTAGGAGCTTTGCTAGGGCTAGAATGGTATAGACATAGCAACCACAATAATAACCCAGAGTCGACAACAGCAAAAATGGATTTCTTGCTTAGTGTGACTTCAGGATTTTTATTTGTCATATCACTCCAGATGTTCCAAACGGCAGTTGCCTTTAGTGATACCCACCATCATCACGAAGGAGAGGACGACTCTACAATTAGAGCTCATCACAGCTCGGGTACGACCTGCCTAAAGTATTGCTGTTTAGGCGTTCTGTTAATATTGGCAAGTTCAGCATTAAAatctctttga